GAATTTATTTCTCCCAAATACCTACAAACCATATATAAGTAAGTACTCTAACTCTTTAATTTTAAGTGTCTAATCATATTCTTCTTATTAAATTACTCGCAACAATTAAAAGGTTGATAAATTCTTTTCTCTTGTATTTATCCTGTCTCACCGCATTTATTGTCACTACTCCTACGGTATTTCAATTAGTAGATTTCCACTTATCTTAATGATTCAAACTAATCATGAGTCCGAACAGTTAACAattgagttttttcttttttgggataCAAAGGGAACGCGAACTTGagcctaaaaatacatttacataAAACACACCTCTTCAAATATAGACCTTaatcatctattttatttatatgtacATAAGAGTAGCTCTTTACAAACTATAAATCTCAAAAGggaaacatactatacaatacaaAAGCCATATCAGTCCCCCAACAATTTtattgctcttagcgaggtttacgccattacaaagaaatgactCCGTCTTACtgtgtcatctgaaaagatttggggggaaaggggtgagtttgacaactcagtaaagAAAGCACAACAAACAAGAgtataatatttttcagaaaattttaAGTAGagttcaaataatttagcaaataaagaaatagttaAATGACATATAATTAGATCAAATGTAGAATAAATggtgcatgaatcatttatgcAGCGTGTAAGTTTTAACCTCCCTTGGCCCAATTCCACTTTTAACCATGAGAGGCGCACGTTTGGCTCGTCCCAAAGAACGACTATGGCTCATCCTGTCGCCACAGGGGAGAGCAGTACCGGGttaggaacttccctaggtgaaggccacccGGCCGGTAGCGCACACTTTAGTCCTTCCATAtggttgccatgctacccacATACTACATAGCACATAACACATATATGATACGGATCGTCTAAGACATGGTATCGCGGGGTTAAAACTGTGTGCACATTAAATATATACTATGATATTATCAATCTTtgttcatatggtgcacatgtaacacatatactatgatatcatcaatctttgcacatgtaacacatatattatgatattatcaactttattcatatggtgcacatactTTGAGAACTATGATTTCaccaactttattcatatggagcacatgtatcaaatataaaccaagtatgatcacatgagatttcAATCACATCATATGACAAAAGCATTATTATATTgataatataaaaagacaagtaatattaaagagttgaaagagtttagaaaatccccgactttttcttttgaaaaagttttattaaaactttgccGGGGTTTTGAGGTAGTGTTTCCCTTACCTGATATCTTCTGAGCAATATTTTAGCtaccttctacctaaataaattgcaagaagaagtttagagaaatatttagagatttGAAACTTAACTCTTAAACTAAGTGAGAGTTTAATAGCTCTCTTCTTGCTATTCTGGCCACCGGACCGAGAGGAAATCAGAGGAGAAGGAGAAGTAACTTgcagagaaagaagagagtACTTTTTGGGCTTCTTTTATACTGAAACTGGTGGTTGAGATTGCTTGCCTCAAAACTGATCAATGGTTGTGAATCTAGGCGTGGGCAGCAAGAAGAATCAAAGGGTGGATTTTACACTTGAGCAGCACGTTTAGATCCAAGGCCGAGAATCACCCTTGAGCAGCAAGTTTGGTTTAAACACATCTTGGGCAACACGtttgagcttcaagaagataagagagttgtaaaaaaaatcatttaaaggGGAACCACCTGCTGAAACGTGAGAGAGGACTAAATTAATGTGGGCTGGGCTGAGCTTCACGTGTGGACTGGGCTGGGCTCTTAAGGAATAGAAATGAGCccacaaatattatatatcttaaaaaaaaaaaaaaaaaaaaaattctttatctTAATGGGTGATTGAGGCACTTTGGATTTGGGTGAAAACTCGATAACGGTTATTGGTTATTGGTTAAAATCGGTAACCGTAACTAGGGTAGCCGATTCGTCAAAATCGCCAACCGGGTAGCCGATTAACCGGTTATTTAATAAccggcggttagcggttagtaTCCGATTATTCGGACCGgtaactaaaatttaaaaaaattgagtgcCTAATTTGGGTTTTGGGCCTACTCTTTGGGCTTAATTTACACTTTTTtagccatttaaaaaaaaaaaaaacatttcaacctTTTTTGACCCAATATGTTGATCTAagttgaatgaaaataaaagtgtaaaactctaaattttatttttttagttttatatatatatatatatgtgtgtgtgtgtgtgtgtgtgtgtgtgtgtgtgtgtgtgtgtgtatatacaATTATCGGTTATAACtggtttcaatattttttaaaatcagtaACCGGTTaccaattattttcaattaagtACTAAATCAATTGGCCTATTACTTGATTATCGATTACCGGCCAGTTATAACTGGCCAACTTTACTCTCCAACTTTTTGACCAAATGAAGATGGTTCTGCCACCACCTAAATATGTTAAAAAGGTGGCTGAAATTATCATGATCGTTTGGCTCAAGGATAATTTAACCATCCTTTGTTTTTTTCCATATTTATAGTTTTatattataagtaataaaagtcATAAGATAATTGAATCTGACATGAGATATTTTAACAAATTCCATTTGTCAAGATGTTGGACGGAAGTCGAAAATAAGAACCTCATTgccttttttttatcttatcaaaaacaatttttagtcAATTTTTATACCGAGCTAATTCTAAATTAGTACAATCCCAATAACTATACTCTTGCATTTGTTTCTCCCTAAACGTTCAATGTATTGATCAAAGTCTGTAATAACCACGCGATCCAGGAGCTGACTCTTTTGACTTTTGAGGTCCTCAAACGGTCAAACATGTGTTTGTTTGTGAGGCCATCGTGGGCTTTTATGTGCAGACAACGGAGAAAATCTGTTTGGGCTTCTCCTGTTAAAAGGGTGGACAGTGGAAAAGGAcaaatttttcattcaaattgagGTCGTTGATGACATTGTTTCACttccatatattatttattctttaaagtATTTGATTTTTTACGTTTACATGtttttattatgttaattatattaaaaatatttatatatattatttattctttaaagtATCTGCAACTTGATACTTTAAAGAATATAAACGACAAGGCCATCCTCTTCGCCATCTTTCGAGACTTCTCTTCCAAATCTTCTGTTAAAAACTCCAAATTACAAGGTCAGCGGTCGCCACCCCGAACCTTCTGATCCGTCCATCACTATTGATGTTGACATGCTGACCTACCAAAAACTACCCAACAAACAAATTACCAATCGAAGACTGACACGAAGAATCGCTATGCTTTTGTTTGGATGTGGAGCAACTTTCAAATATTCCAATTAAATGAGTTGACAAGAATATACCAATTAAATGCATGCTTTTAGCATGGTACGTAGCCGTTATCTAGGAAAGCTTTTTGTAGCATAGCAAATCATTTGATTTGGAGCATTTCACGCTGTTTGAACATCTGCATTTTCCTTGAATGCATCAAGTCATTAAACAATTTCACAACTCGAAACATCATTTATATTTGCACATGCACGTAATCCATATGAGACTTTTTGTTGAACAAGTCGTCTTCAAATTGTTAACGAGTACGTAATGCTTGTTGTAAACATTTTGTACACAAtttctttctattatttttttttttaagaaaaattacaaagtTTTCCGAGAGTAGCTCAATTCAGTCAATTGACTGGAGACAGTGGCTAGTTCATAAAGTAAAAGTGAATAGTTCGAATTTCGCTcccgatatatatataaaaaaaattaaaaataaaaaattaagtgctCGTTAGGTCAGGGTCAACCGGTTGTAATTATTCTTGATTGAACATCTACAATATCCTTATTTGGCAgcttaatattttaaatggcACGCAACATGTTAGTGAGATGCTTCTGCCATTTCAATTTCCAATATGTGCAAATCGTGTCATTAAGTGGCGGCCggttcatccactaaataaaaaatCGATAACTTACCAAGTACTGGCTCCATCTCGTGAAAAATGTGGACCGGTTCTTTGATTCCCGGCTATAAATAGACATGTTTCCACACAACATATCTCACTCCTCACAAAAGCAAGAATTCGGCAAATACAGAAGCCAGAGATCATAACAACAAATAAGGATGAAAGGGGTTCCTAATTTCGTTGTAACTTTGTCACTGATGGCCTTGGCATGCTCCGTTGCCACTGCCTATGATCCGGCTCCTCTGCAAGACTTTTGTGTTGCTGTGAACAGTTCCACTCAGGCTGGTATGTACacattcttcatcttcttgttCTTATTATCATGTTCTTTTGAAGTCATTTGATGCATCTCGATTGTTTAATTTTCTCTCGTCATTGGGATCTACATGTCAATGTAAATATGATAGGAGGGATTACTTAACTGGGCCTGTTTAATTTCTGCATCAAAGGCTATAAACCAATGTCTTGCGTGACATTAACAAAGTTTTATTTGTGCAGTATTTGTGAATGGAAAATTTTGCAAGGACCCAAAGCTTGTCAATGCTAGTGATTTCTTCTTTCAAGGACTAAACATTCCCAGAAACACTACAAATCAACTTGGGTCGAATGTCACTCTTTTGACTGTGGATGACATATTTGGCCTCAATACACTGGGTATGTCCATAGCTCGCTTAGACTTTGCACCGTACGGCCTAAATCAACCCCATATTCATCCTCGTGCCTCAGAGATTTTAGTAGTCTTACAGGGTACTTTGTACGTTGGCTTTGTCACATCGGATAACCGCCTCATCACCAAGACTCTAAACGCAGGAGACCTCTTCGTCTTCCCAATTGGTCTCATTCACTTCCAGCTTAATGTAAGAGCGACCAATGCTGTTGCTTTTGCCAGTCTTGGTAGCCAGAATCCTGGGCGCACCAACATAGCAGAGAATGTCTTTGGAGCCAATCCACCTATCAATCCGGATGTTCTCACCAAGGCCTTCCAATTGGACAAGAATGTGGTTGACTCTCTTCAGAAAAAATTCGCGAGTTAGAGAACTATATGTAGTAGCCACAATGAATCGTTAGATTTGGTTTGAATAAAGTTCTCCCGGTTTAATTTAGCTCACATGTTGTAATGTCATaacaatatataaatgtaatgaAATAAAATGGTTATGAGTGCAAGcttttaaaatgaatatttcTATGATGCCAAGAATATTGCAACAAAAAAACCATAACAAAAAGGTAATGTGAcgacccttctttttttttttctttttttttttataaaaaaaaaaacaaacagaaattgATCATTACAATGACACAACTACTTGTCGCTCAATCAACATACGGTACACATCagatcccataatatgtacctgatattcaaaGTTACATCTAAGTAGTGAAACATTCAATTATACCTAATCAAAATAGCGGAAAAACACTTTTATAACATAACTGTTAATCATAAAGAGCCATACATAAGTCTATATGTTTAAGGCTTAAActtaacattaattacataccaaaagactGGCTCTATCAAATACAAGTGTCACGTTGGACACAAACCAACAACAAAAGACTAGCAAAATGGGACACCCAAGTCCACACAGCTTCGAAACTAGCGATATGCCTCAGTCGCAGTACCCCAAGTACTGTGCTACGAGGTCATCCTCTAGATCCGCTGATCCTACAGCCAAAACATCAGTATTTGCAGGGTTGTGGGGTTAATCACATCCGTAAatgtgaaagtatgagttctctttacataccattttgtattctctctatatccctataaatagggatgatttgtattgtaaatcattcaagcaataagagcataatgtagccttagggctttaccctgtggatgtaggtcatagaccgaaccacgtaaaattcctttgtctattttattattccacaatctttatttgtcatttgtttatgttttctatcaGGGAACATATCTATTTATAGCCGCGAGTCAATGAACCGGTCTATGTTTTTCACTAGATGGAGCCTCTAAGACTTGGAAAGCTATCGAATTTTTATTTAGCGGGTGAACCGGCTGTTATTTAGCCATATGCATT
The sequence above is drawn from the Alnus glutinosa chromosome 11, dhAlnGlut1.1, whole genome shotgun sequence genome and encodes:
- the LOC133882149 gene encoding germin-like protein subfamily 1 member 7, producing MKGVPNFVVTLSLMALACSVATAYDPAPLQDFCVAVNSSTQAVFVNGKFCKDPKLVNASDFFFQGLNIPRNTTNQLGSNVTLLTVDDIFGLNTLGMSIARLDFAPYGLNQPHIHPRASEILVVLQGTLYVGFVTSDNRLITKTLNAGDLFVFPIGLIHFQLNVRATNAVAFASLGSQNPGRTNIAENVFGANPPINPDVLTKAFQLDKNVVDSLQKKFAS